TAGCGTTTTAATATGCGGGCAACAATCTAGGCTTAGATTCTTGAGATTCTTGAAGCTGCTGCTGCATATACTCTCCAACAGTCCAAGATTGGTAATTGACAAAGTCTCCAGGTTTCCGAGACGTTCTTCATCTACTCCAGTAAAAAGGATTTCTATATCCGCGCACATCTCCAGCCAACAACCTTTCACTGACTTCAAATCATTAAATATTGATGAGAGACGTGCCGCTGTATTGTCCACAATAGCCACAAACTCAACTTTAGCTAAGGTTTCCTTATCTTCATCTACGCCATTAGATCCTTGGATCTTGNNNNNNNNNNNNNNNNNNNNNNNNNNNNNNNNNNNNNNNNNNNNNNNNNNNNNNNNNNNNNNNNNNNNNNNNNNNNNNNNNNNNNNNNNNNNNNNNNNNNNNNNNNNNNNNNNNNNNNNNNNNNNNNNNNNNNNNNNNNNNNNNNNNNNNNNNNNNNNNNNNNNNNNNNNNNNNNNNNNNNNNNNNNNNNNNNNNNNNNNNNNNNNNNNNNNNNNNNNNNNNNNNNNNNNNNNNNNNNNNNNNNNNNNNNNNNNNNNNNNNNNNNNNNNNNNNNNNNNNNNNNNNNNNNNNNNNNNNNNNNNNNNNNNNNNNNNNNNNNNNNNNNNNNNNNNNNNNNNNNNNNNNNNNNNNNNNNNNNNNNNNNNNNNNNNNNNNNNNNNNNNNNNNNNNNNNNNNNNNNNNNNNNNNNNNNNNNNNNNNNNNNNNNNNNNNNNNNNNNNNGGGTTTAGGGTCTTTACCTTGGTTCTTCGCAATCAGTGCTACCGCAAAATTCGCAGACAAATCTGCCAAGAGATACGAGGACCACAAGAGCATGATCAGGAACTTGTTGGGCGTTCGTTTTCTGAGGGGGGCAAAGAAAATGAGAATTGTCTGAAGCGAGAGACTGAGGATTATCATTCCCCTAATATTCCATGTGTCCCAaacatctttgatttgtttggGAATCACTTCCACCATTTCTCCTATATTTCCTGATTAGATCGTTTCTGGAAAAATAGTTTGCTCTCTGGAATGCTTCTTTGCTTCTGCCATTGAGTTTTTACCCAAGCCATTCTTGGGACGTGTGAagggttttctttgtttaatatatCTGAAGCTTGTAGTCTTTTCCTACAGATAACTGCTGGTCTTTTGGTCTTATTTTGTGTTAAAGACGAGGAAACGACAGAGAACATAGCCCTCTGCATTATTGAAATAACTTGTTTGTAGAAATGATtccaaaagtgtttagagtatatttttaaacaGATCTCTTGAAGTCAAACgagtaaaaaatcaaattcattatCCACACACACGCGCACACACATACAAACACACATACAGAGAAAGAGGGAACATAGTAAATATTAGGGAAAGGATCCAGGGAGAGAATACTCCGTAGCTCTGCTTCTTCTGCCCCTGTAGTTTTTCATATCCTCGTTGCACTAGACGGCTTCCAAGTCCTGCAAACAGAAGTAACCACAAAAATTGGTGAAAGATTGTTATCTACTTGTAGACTTCACATCAGTAACACGAACAAGAGGAACTGAAGATCAAAAACACATTTGAGAGTAGTGGTATGCATAACATTGGACTCACCAGACAACATAGATCATCTTCTGAAGTTTCCAGCTTCGGGCATTTTTCTTTACTGTATGTCTTCAGATTAGGCAGCGATCCATTGATAGCAGATAGCACAGGCAACTCGTAAAGGCACAGTGTGTGCAAATTAGGCAGTTCGACTTCTTGTTCAAACACTTTCTCCAGCTTCTcacaaaactttattttcaGGACTTTTAGGCTGGTGGGAAGCGCGGATGCAGGAAATAGCGTTTTAATATGCGGGCAACAATCTAGGCTTAGATTCTTGAGATTCTTGAAGCTGCTGCTGCATATACTCTCCAACAGTCCAAGATTGGTAATTGACAAAGTCTCCAGGTTTCCGAGACGTTCTTCATCTACTCCAGTAAAAAGGATTTCTATATCCGCGCACATCTCCAGCCAACAACCTTTCACTGACTTCAAATCATTAAATACTGATGAGAGACTTGCCGCTGTATTGTCCACAATAGCCACAAACTCAACTTTAGCTAAGGTTTCCTTATCTTCATCTACGCCATTAGATCCTTGGATCTTGAGGACTTCTTGACAACTTTTGGTATCAAGAAATGGTGCTATGTTCTGATAGACATCCGTGTATATATGACCTTTGTAAAAATGTTCCCTGCGATGACCTTTCTTCTCAGGACAATCAAAGTCCCAAAGTTCACCTAGACGTCCTTTCTCCTTTCTTGAGATTTCGTGAATTCTGTCGACAACATCATGAGAGCTTAGACTCTCATAAATCCCATTTGTTATGTCTTCCTTTACCTGTCTCCAAGTCTCATGTATCAATCTTCTTGAATCTGCCAGGACAACTAGCTTTGAACAACTGATACTGCTATTCTCTGGCAACTCCAGTAAGGTTTCTATTCTTGTGCGAAAGAGATTAATTTCCCGCAAGTAAGACATGTACTTGAAGGATCCCTCAATTTTATGCAACTTAGTGCACCCAGAAACATCAAAGACTTCAAGGCTCGTGAGTCCGTTGATGTTTGGTAGAGTTTCTAGGTTGGAGCAGTCTTTCAGGAGGAGTTGTCTGAGGTTGGATAGACCGGAGATGGTGGACGGAAGGTTGGTAAAACTTGTGCCTGACATATTAAGAATTTTTAGTTCCTCTTTCTGCTCGAAGCATACTGCCGCAATTTCCACCAAGTTGGTCATCCTAGAAAGATCGAGAATTTGGAGACCTGATAAGGTTCGAAGATTGGGCAGTTCTACTAAATTGCTACAGTTGTACAATGAGAGCCGCGATAAGGAGCTAAGATTGGCAGCAACCGCAGGGTCATGAAATATTGGTAGTCGTTTTAGCTTGCTCTCTGATAAATCAAGGAGCACAAGCCGCTGAAGACGagaaaaggtttggtttttgCTTGTGGTTTCTTCAAAGCAAGTTCTTAGCTTGCGTGCACCACGGATGTCGACAACCTCGAGCCTGTCTAAATGCTGTATGTCTGGCAAATCTTCCAATACAAGACAGTCTCTAAGATGAGAGTATGGAGATACTTCAGTTGAGAAATGCTGGAAGGTGAAGATATGATCCGAAGTCCAGAGAGGTTCAGACTTTGAAGTTCCGGCAATGCTTCAAAGAAGTCATCAGAGATAGTTTCCACAGAGCTAGCACCAGAAACTTCAAGAACCTCTAGCCTTCGTAGACCCTTGAGTTCCTCTATATTTGGCAGTAGATCATAGTTCCTGATCACAAGAACTCGGAGTTGCTTGAGTTCTCTAAAAGACTGGATAAAATCTTCCATTGTGGGATCAAAAAGACCTAGTACTTCAAGATCTTTCATCTGTGGCTGCTCAAAGAACTTATAAGGTGTTTCACGACGCAGACGGTTTCCACCCATCAGAATTGTACAAATATTTTCTCCTTTATTTGCTTGTACTGTTTTTATCATATCATCTATCTGGATTATTTTCCCTAGACCTTTGTTCTTGTCACCACCATAAACCCTCGCAAATCGAAGCCGGGATCTGCCTAAGAACCCATGATGTCGAAGATCAGGTATATCGCTCATTGCCATCTCTGGTACAACCATATCATCCGTTTGTATCTTCAGAATACCACGGTTTATAAGTTCCAACAAAATATCATGACCATCCTTATAAGACTTCTTAATAGATCGAATGGGATCAAAATAGCCTTCAAGTATCCAATGTGTGATCAGTTCATTGTAGTGAATACAGCCGCAATGCTTAAAAAGGTCCAAGCTATGccaaaaacaatcaacaatggCACTTTTTAATGTATCATCGGTTTCCAGCAGCTGATAAGCAAGTTGCAGAATAGATTTATTATATCTTGAAACTGAGTAGGCTGGCTCACCGGGGGATAGAATTTCCTTTAAAACCTTCTCTTGTTTTGTAGTTAGGCTCTTAAAAGAGTTCTGATGAGCGATGCAGCTTAAGGACTTGGCTAGCACAACGATTGCAGAAGGCAAATTACTGCTTTTTCGCACCACAGAATGTATCAATGGCTCATCAATTTTCCACGCTTTTTCAAGGAACTCAAGCAACTTCCCTTCATGAATGGTAAGCGATGCAAATAAATCATGCATGTTATCCTCGGTAAGGGTGCAGATTAAAGCTTGTGACACATCTGTGGTATGGAACTTACATTCCCTTGTATCATGTGGCTCTTCCATGTCAGCGGATTCAGTTTCCCCACCATGCTTTGTAGTTTTTTCGTCTCTTACTCTTCTTGTAAGAAGAATTTTTAGAGGTTTGTACTGTGCAAGAAAACTCTCCAGTCCCAAATCCTTCATCACTTTGTCCTCACTGGTCTTGTTTCCTTCGTCATCAAGTATCAACAGAAGATACGGCACCATTTCATATGATGAagtgtgtttcttcttcttgtccttgAGCTCCAAAATGATCTTATGCTTCAAATCCTTTAGCAAGTCTTTCTTGTCCTTCTCCCTCTTATCATCCGTAACATACACATCAAGTTGGAAAGCTATGTTCTCATAAAGCGACATTTCATCGTCAAACTTCTCGTTGAGGTTCAGCCAGAGGGTGAGGTAGCACATGCCTTCTTCTGTTGCATACTTACCCACATTCCTTGCCAGCCGCGTCTTACCGATTCCGGATTTCCCAGCCAGTACAACTCTTTGAGGACCATCACCACCCATTGTTTCCAGTATCATATTACACAACTTCTCATCCTTAGCAGCTTGGCGTAGTTCAGCGGAAGCCATATCTGGAATATGTTATAAAAGAATGCATTATAGAGCTTGTATAATGTAACAGCAGCATACTATACAATTATGAAAGGTTTCCCTAGATTTTGGTCACTCAAAAGTTCCAATTTTGGACCATGATAATAGTTGCGTAGGAAGCCCAGCAATGTATAGGTTCTGAGATAACTAAATTAGTGAAGAGCGCAGAGCGAagatttattaatcaatttgaAAATGGGCAGtcatatagatatatatttttttttgttcaaaggcAGTCATATAGATAAAGATGCTAAAAGGCGtagaaaatcagaaaatgtagaaaggagaagaaagcgAGAGTACCCATAGCTATTGCGCTCAGAAGAATTTATCTGACTTCTTTGGGAAATGGGTTTAGCTTTGTCTGCCTTCTTCGTCGTCTGATCAAGATCTACTCGTCTCAACTCAAGTCAACCTTTTTGCTCGCGGGTTCCCTaacagaaatttttaaaataaacaatgactTCCTATATTAAGTAGTTTAACATATTGAATATAGTTTAGCTTATTCAAGGTCGTATCGTAGGCCTGCACTTGCTTTtacaattattgaaaaaaacgTTTTTATGTACAGGCACATCAATCAAGAGATACATCTCCCACTCCGAGTCCGATGATAAAGTCAGATAAGATGTTGGAGACCTTCGCTAGCTAGAGTTGAACAAACTGCTGAGTTCTCTAAAGTCAGCGAGTAGGAAGGAAACTTTAGTTGGAGACTCATATTGCATTTGACAGCAAACTGATTCGAAATCCGAAACCATTTTACAAGGTGTCTACTTGCTCCTCCTGCTTTATGCATTTTTAAACCATTGGTAAGTTTTtagagttttgacttttgagctCTTTTGCGTTTactctttttataaatgtaTACATCTATAAATTAACAATCTCAGAactaaaatatttcattaaattatagatatattaattactattcatttataaaatatttgactaacttcgtttttttaaaaagaggtaTTAGTATTTTTCTAGATCAAAAAACAAgtagaaaaataattatcatGTCTAGAAAACAACACCAACATTTTTGatgcaataaaaatattagaaataaaatctaatcaGAATTAGTGCAAATTGTAGAGttatattttactaaattttcttttatatataagattatataattattaatttatggtaTTAAATAGACCACATACAaagttttcaaacaaaaattaatatcatattATCCCATcgaattatattaaatattctGTTGGCCCAActtgaaaccaacaaaaaaaattaatttaaattgatTATTAGTTTACGAGTATTAATTTGTAgaagttttactttttttttttatcggatgTCCCCAAAGGAACATAGAGATTTTACTATACATTAATAGAAAAACTTCTAATAAAAAATTTCGGTTCAGttcaatgtatataatttttattcttGCCAATTGATAGTTTTTATTGTAGTTGGTTTCAGGCTAATTCTTGCCCATTGAAAATTAGAAGgttatttttgtatgaatataaaatgttttcacAACTATTTGAAAACATCATGATTGTCATAATCATGATGACAACCTTTTGAGGGTTAAAAGGCTTAaaattaaccttttaaaaataaaaggttaTTAAAAAATCATGACCACAACTATTCGGTAAAGGTAGAAACGAtgctaaaacttaaaaattagtaaaacaacTGTCATTGATGAAACACATAACGGAAACATGGTCCAGAATATCTCACCGAGTCACCGGTAAGGAAAAACAGATTacaaaaagactaaaaactCTTTGAgtcaacaaatttttttagtgATTGCCGATatcaatcacaaaacaaacctaaacaaataaaaccaagagtcttttattcatttttaaaatatttaactgGTGGCCTCGTCTAAGTATTACTATAGGCCGATCTTCTgagttttaataaataatttattggtCAAATTGGCAATTCTTGAGCCAACTTGTTTGCTCgggttataaacttatataattAAGTTGACTCGTTTCTAGCAGTGTTTTGCATCTAAGgtgaaaaccaaaccaaaccaaaccaaactttgCCATAAACTGAGAACCAGTTCTCTTAAAAGGTAGGAACCAGTTCCAGTTGGCTGATacgcaaccaaaaaaaaaaagaaacagaaagatgGCGGAGGCAATACCGAAGGCAGTGAAAGATATGTGGGACAAATGGAACATCCGTGGTCTTGTCATATTCAGTCTTGTACTTCAGGCAATCCTTGTTCTTCTCTCACCAAATCGAAAACGAACACAAAGAGGACTTATTCCATTTCTCATCTGGTCTGCTTACCTATTAGCCAATTGGTCGGCTGATTATGCCGTCGGACAAATCTCAGATAGTTCAGGAGACAAGCCTGAACCACACGAGTCGCCCAAGACAAACGAGCTCGTAGCGTTCTGGGCAATGTTCCTTCTGTTGCACCTTGGTGGTCCTGACACAATCACAGCTCTTGCTCTGGAGGATAATGAGCTCTGGCTCAGGAGTTTGTTTGGTCTAATGTGCCAATTCATTGCTACTCTCTACGTGTTCTTGCTATCAATACCCAACCGGCTCTGGAAACCAACATACCTCATGCTTATGGCTGGAGTCATCAAGTATTTTGAGAGGATAGGAGCAATGCGTGCAGCTAGTCTCGAGAGGTTCAAGAAATTGATACCTGGGGAGCCCGAACCTGGAATCGACTACTCGAGATTCATGGAGGAATACAAAATTAGGAAGATTTCAAGAGAGCATAGTGAGTTTGTCAGGGTCGAGGAGCCAGAGGAAAGGCAACGTGAAGTAAGGCCACATGTTATAACACAGCTCCATGCTATTCAATATGGTTATAAGTACTTCAATATCTACAGAGGTCTCGTAGTTGATTTTCTGTATAGCTCTGAGTACTGGACAGAGAGCAAGGAATTTTTTCAGTCACTGGAGGCGGTTGAAGCTTTGAGTATTCTGGAGGTAGAGCTCAGCTTCATCTATGGCACACTATTCACCAAAGTTGACATCCTTCACACTTGGACTGGGCTTAATTTCCGCTTTATATCCTTGGGATGCCTATTTGCATCCCTCTATGTCTTCAAGACGTCTAGGAAAGATGAATATGATGGTTTTGATGTTGGCCTTACTTATGCTTTGATCCTTGGTGGAATCGCCTTTGATTTCATTTCCATCCTCATGTTCTGTATATCCGACTGGACCTTTGCCAGATTGAGTAAGCCTAAGGACGAGGTGGACGATGATAATACCTTGTTTGACGATATGCTCACTTGGTTCCTCCGTTTCAAGGAACTGAAGTGGAAAGAGTGCAAGTGTGACGAGAAAGAATATCCCTCTCACATGATGGTACTTGACCGACTCTTCATATTCCGCAGATGGTCTGAGTACGTATATGCATACAACCTGATTGGCTCCTCGCTAAggataaaaccaaaaagaatcCACCACACCAAGGGTTACATACACAAAAACTTTGACACCACCATTCAAAGCTTGTACATAGATCGTGCCATCGGTATCATCATCCGAGAAACAGTCCTCCTTTACATAGCCTTAAATCTCATCTGTAGGAAGATAAATCTATACATCGCTTACCTGTCCATCGAGAATCGGGTAATGTATGTTGTCGACCTTCTTCTCAAGATTTTTCTTAGAAGCTGCTTTATACTTCCTTCGATCATCAAGTATCTCT
The sequence above is a segment of the Camelina sativa cultivar DH55 chromosome 10, Cs, whole genome shotgun sequence genome. Coding sequences within it:
- the LOC104718408 gene encoding uncharacterized protein LOC104718408, with the protein product MAEAIPKAVKDMWDKWNIRGLVIFSLVLQAILVLLSPNRKRTQRGLIPFLIWSAYLLANWSADYAVGQISDSSGDKPEPHESPKTNELVAFWAMFLLLHLGGPDTITALALEDNELWLRSLFGLMCQFIATLYVFLLSIPNRLWKPTYLMLMAGVIKYFERIGAMRAASLERFKKLIPGEPEPGIDYSRFMEEYKIRKISREHSEFVRVEEPEERQREVRPHVITQLHAIQYGYKYFNIYRGLVVDFLYSSEYWTESKEFFQSLEAVEALSILEVELSFIYGTLFTKVDILHTWTGLNFRFISLGCLFASLYVFKTSRKDEYDGFDVGLTYALILGGIAFDFISILMFCISDWTFARLSKPKDEVDDDNTLFDDMLTWFLRFKELKWKECKCDEKEYPSHMMVLDRLFIFRRWSEYVYAYNLIGSSLRIKPKRIHHTKGYIHKNFDTTIQSLYIDRAIGIIIRETVLLYIALNLICRKINLYIAYLSIENRVMYVVDLLLKIFLRSCFILPSIIKYLWEFFAIPDQLDEFIFTSRERLTAELWELIFKEVQNKCRFVLGSESSSYIYSARGGWILRYMKVDEYYEKLLPYVTDMDYDQSILVWHIATELLHQTDDNNARYEDNRVFSKTLSDYMMYLLIVKPTLMSTVSGIDKSRFKAAIAEIKRFQKVFARTPVEGTEDAKMACNAILDYYKAADGQRNENAQGYLSKSVLSQASMLTKELQRIEIEISNKKMWEVVSKVWVEMLCYAAKHCDSKQHAAQLNRGGELINFVWLLIYLEQSSPVA